Proteins encoded by one window of Manduca sexta isolate Smith_Timp_Sample1 chromosome 12, JHU_Msex_v1.0, whole genome shotgun sequence:
- the LOC115452236 gene encoding ribosomal L1 domain-containing protein CG13096, translating into MVAIKQKAAKNIKPTNKVQKIKKKQKPVKKLVSPIKTNNEKEVSIISKKKKNPPKSKGNKAPIISKENKGPISSEKKKLPATSKQNKAPVITKKRKLPTISKEEVVSGINEAKEVKKRAKYIMPTKSVTDDVVNSCLNALQQLAIQHKKKNTILNDDTPIFAEIHCMKIQSTKGNIKFVLPHSTFASTGEICLITPDLKKGRKIDHEPTVDHWEELLRKEGVTSVKTVLPLRQLKVEYDQFELKRRLLTQHDFIMVDTRVLNHASHILGKMFFKKHNMLIPVRLENKKLKDAIDVGLRTSVLRLNEGETSTIIVGHTSMPQEKVKENVLSLIDQIRTKYPGGEPNIRSICLKLPLSLSLPLYMTLRPSNTVNPPKMRKRKPNNFKVLEDDLSTQPGHKVKVGPDGTVHLVKSKDMDTTNNESEDDNAIEENDEKPEEGEGMDSD; encoded by the exons ATGGTAGCGATAAAGCAAAAAGCAGCCAAGAATATTAAACCAACAAACAAAgtacaaaaaattaagaaaaaacaaaaaccggTGAAGAAACTTGTGTCTCCAATAAAGACCAACAATGAGAAAGAAGTCTCTATAATAagtaaaaagaagaaaaatccTCCAAAAAGTAAAGGTAATAAGGCTCCTATAATAAGCAAAGAAAACAAAGGTCCTATAAGCAGCGAAAAGAAGAAACTTCCTGCAACAAGTAAACAGAACAAAGCTCCTGTAATAACCAAAAAGAGGAAACTTCCCACAATTAGCAAAGAGGAGGTGGTCTCTGGAATAAATGAGGCAAAGGAAGTAAAAAAAAGGGCGAAATACATAATGCCTACAAAGAGTGTTACTGATGATGTTGTGAACTCATGTCTGAATGCATTGCAGCAACTGGCTATACAACATAAGAAGAAAAACACCATACTCAACGATGATACACCTATTTTCGCTGAAATTCACTGTATGAAAATTCAGAGCACTAAAgggaatattaaatt TGTACTACCGCATAGTACCTTTGCATCAACAGGTGAAATATGTCTCATTACACCAGATTTGAAGAAAGGGAGAAAGATAGATCATGAACCGACAGTTGACCACTGGGAAGAGCTGTTGAGAAAAGAAGGAGTCACTTCA GTGAAAACAGTTCTACCATTGAGGCAACTGAAAGTGGAGTATGATCAGTTTGAATTAAAGCGCAGGCTATTAACTCAACACGACTTCATTATGGTTGATACAAGAGTTCTGAACCATGCATCTCACATCTTAGGCAAAATGTTCTTCAAAAAACATAACATGCTAATCCCAGTCAGATTGGAAAATAAAAAGCTAAAGGACGCAATTGATGTTGGCTTAAGGACTTCTGTTCTCCGTTTAAATGAAGGAGAGACATCCACAATTATTGTTGGTCATACTAGCATGCCGCAGGAGAAGGTCAAAGAGAATGTATTGTCCTTAATAGATCAAATACGTACGAAATACCCAGGAGGTGAACCAAACATTAGGTCTATATGCCTGAAACTTCCACTGAGTTTATCTTTACCACTATATATGACATTAC GTCCATCCAACACAGTGAATCCACCTAAGATGAGAAAGAGGAAACCTAATAacttcaaggtgttggaagATGATCTTTCAACACAGCCTGGACACAAGGTGAAGGTGGGACCTGACGGCACTGTGCACTTGGTCAAGAGTAAAGATATGGATACTAC TAACAATGAGAGTGAGGATGATAATGCAATTGAAGAAAATGATGAGAAGCCAGAAGAAGGAGAAGGAATGGACTCAGATTGA
- the LOC115452205 gene encoding nibrin, producing the protein MWYLSSETDQRILYVVPLNKEVVIGRNADGQTCTFVISDDPSISRKHALLSVTEDGLYIQDLGSRYFTYINEEKLEPDSKAKLNNSDLVKFGKLNCVWKVHEVNLTTCTSTLKGENLQTVRNIVGQIGGVLKTEWEDECRFLTMPVITLTIKVVLALVQGCNIVTTDYWNNCLEAVNDNAELPDPHKFVPKVVETTLNKEVVSFIPNEQRKTLFAGKKFVFFHKRQYEMYKSVLMKSSAESVLFNEAQLTKAMLCERDVILIQDNMAYVSQETQTLRSKINEIFMYLNSKGKRPIPEAEIGLAVLYCSTEKYCNPDFNISHEMMKQTSKNKAANVLAFESQSQNPAVSTNKVVDESLTALDNTTENASKRKFSEDNDDIQANANKKIATGPSIILEDTVNKRKLADEDDISNPSKKLALQSNSEGDDLFNFITSDNEANEDKKDTETTKRLNLARPTKRKANDDDGDDLFNFIQINKPRTSNDTENNEKVDNDQSRANHIKKTGNISADEILAMRGSKLAELMKDNVDADNGMKINIKKEIKQELDEQMSRLDLGMTVVTIRDDLIVKKEPIVIEEAQPTVKNFKKFKKVWPLKMQVTSNVSMSMTTVGGN; encoded by the coding sequence atgtggTATTTATCATCGGAGACCGATCAGCGGATTCTATACGTTGTGCCACTTAACAAGGAAGTGGTAATAGGCAGAAATGCAGACGGACAAACTTGTACTTTTGTTATTTCGGATGATCCCTCAATAAGTAGAAAACATGCACTGCTATCGGTCACAGAAGATGGTCTGTATATACAAGATTTGGGCTCAAGGTATTTTACATACATCAATGAGGAAAAGTTAGAACCTGATTCCAAAGCCAAGTTAAACAACAGCGATTTAGTAAAGTTCGGTAAACTGAATTGCGTGTGGAAGGTACACGAAGTCAATCTCACGACATGCACGTCGACATTAAAGGGAGAAAATCTTCAGACAGTAAGGAACATTGTCGGTCAAATTGGTGGGGTTTTGAAGACTGAGTGGGAGGATGAATGCAGGTTCTTGACCATGCCTGTCATTACGCTGAcaattaaagttgttttagCTCTGGTACAGGGTTGCAACATTGTCACCACAGATTATTGGAATAACTGTCTTGAAGCTGTGAATGATAATGCAGAACTGCCTGATCCACATAAATTTGTTCCAAAAGTGGTTGAAACTACTTTAAATAAGGAGGTAGTATCCTTCATCCCTAATGAACAGAGGAAAACACTGTTTGCAGgcaaaaagtttgtttttttccaTAAACGTCAGTATGAGATGTACAAGAGTGTGTTGATGAAGAGCAGTGCAGAGTCTGTTTTGTTCAATGAGGCCCAGCTGACTAAAGCAATGCTTTGTGAACGGGATGTGATCCTCATACAAGATAATATGGCGTATGTCTCTCAAGAGACACAAACTCTAAGAAGCAAAATCAATGAGATTTTTATGTATCTAAATTCAAAGGGCAAAAGACCTATACCTGAGGCAGAAATTGGCCTAGCCGTATTATATTGTTCAACAGAAAAATACTGTAATCCAGATTTCAATATTTCACATGAAATGATGAAACAAACATCCAAGAATAAGGCTGCTAATGTGTTAGCTTTTGAATCTCAATCTCAAAACCCTGCAGTATCCACAAACAAGGTTGTTGATGAAAGCCTTACTGCCCTTGATAATACAACAGAAAATGCATCCAAACGAAAATTCTCTGAAGATAATGATGACATACAAgcaaatgcaaataaaaaaattgccacTGGACCATCAATCATACTTGAGGATACTGTTAACAAAAGAAAATTGGCTGATGAAGATGATATCTCAAATCCATCAAAGAAATTGGCTTTACAGAGCAACTCTGAAGGTGATGACTTATTCAATTTCATAACTTCAGACAATGAAGCCAATGAGGACAAAAAGGACACTGAAACTACCAAGAGATTAAACTTAGCCAGACCAACAAAGAGGAaagctaatgatgatgatggtgatgatttattcaactttattcaaattaataaaccaAGAACAAGTAATGATacagaaaataatgaaaaagttGATAATGATCAATCAAGGGCCAATCACATTAAGAAAACGGGAAATATCAGTGCAGATGAAATATTAGCTATGAGAGGTTCAAAACTAGCAGAGTTAATGAAAGATAATGTAGATGCAGATAatggaatgaaaataaatataaaaaaagaaataaaacaagaattaGATGAGCAAATGAGTCGACTTGATCTGGGCATGACTGTTGTTACTATAAGAGATGATTTGATTGTTAAAAAAGAGCCCATAGTGATAGAGGAAGCACAGCCAACtgtgaaaaactttaaaaaattcaaaaaagtgTGGCCATTGAAGATGCAGGTGACATCAAATGTATCAATGAGTATGACAACTGTGGGTGGCAATTAG
- the LOC115452214 gene encoding asparagine synthetase [glutamine-hydrolyzing], protein MCGIWATFGVDGVLSFTYVKCFSKIRHRGPDAWRIEQDAREPLIILGFQRLSIVDGLHGMQPMRLHCYPRTTLICNGEIYNCKRLQEQHDFPYETKCDVEAIIHMCHRFGIEETVKNLDGVFAFCLVDGEKRKVYVARDPYGVRPLFIFQDTEAQVMGLCSEGKGLMGMKQNGGENSTLGQFPPGHFQVYSILENGKVKLDYTKQYFTPGKPPQFVPFVPEDKLAKMDLNEKIAHLLEAACRKRLMSDRRIGCLLSGGLDSSLITALVVKLAKECNLPYKIQTFAIGMGDSPDLIAARAVADYLGTEHHEVKFDENDVRESLDNVIYHLESFDITTIRASLGMYLLSKYIKENTDTTVVFSGEGADEVAQGYIYFRDAPSETAAHKESIRLLSDIYMYDGLRADRTTSAFSLELRVPFLDIQFTHHYLSIDPKLRQPQNGVEKHLLRNSFAKSGLLPDSILWRHKEAFSDGVASLKKSLFTTIGEVIAERSIDEDAQYPGVQPKTTEAKYYRSIFEKSFPRQHNFIPYYWMPKWVQVSDPSARFITHYAAK, encoded by the coding sequence ATGTGCGGTATCTGGGCAACGTTTGGAGTGGACGGAGTTCTAAGTTTCACATATGTGAAATGTTTTTCAAAGATCCGCCACCGCGGGCCGGACGCGTGGCGAATCGAGCAGGACGCCCGCGAGCCGCTCATCATCCTCGGCTTCCAGCGGCTGTCCATCGTGGACGGGCTGCACGGCATGCAGCCCATGCGCTTACACTGCTACCCGCGCACAACACTCATCTGCAACGGTGAGATCTACAACTGCAAGAGACTTCAGGAGCAGCACGACTTCCCGTACGAAACTAAATGTGATGTAGAAGCCATCATTCATATGTGTCATCGGTTTGGTATTGAGGAAACTGTGAAGAATCTCGACGGCGTGTTCGCGTTCTGCCTCGTTGATGGTGAGAAAAGGAAAGTGTATGTAGCCCGTGACCCATATGGTGTTCGGCCTCTGTTTATATTCCAAGATACAGAGGCACAAGTGATGGGCCTGTGCTCTGAAGGTAAAGGTCTGATGGGTATGAAACAAAACGGCGGTGAAAACTCCACATTAGGACAGTTCCCCCCAGGTCATTTCCAAGTATATTCTATATTGGAGAATGGTAAGGTAAAACTTGAttatactaaacaatatttcactCCAGGAAAACCTCCACAATTTGTACCTTTTGTTCCGGAAGATAAGCTGGCTAAAATGGACTTGAATGAAAAAATTGCTCACCTTTTAGAGGCTGCGTGCCGTAAACGTCTCATGTCAGATCGTAGGATTGGATGCCTATTGAGTGGGGGCTTAGATTCGTCACTGATTACTGCTTTAGTAGTCAAACTTGCCAAAGAATGCAACTTAccttataaaatacaaacatttgccATCGGCATGGGGGATTCCCCTGATCTGATTGCTGCTCGGGCCGTAGCAGACTACCTTGGCACTGAGCACCATGAAGTTAAATTTGATGAAAATGATGTCAGAGAATCATTGGACAATGTGATTTATCATTTAGAATCATTTGATATTACCACAATTCGAGCAAGTTTAGGCATGTACCTATTATCCAAGTACATAAAAGAAAACACAGATACCACGGTGGTATTTAGCGGGGAGGGGGCTGATGAGGTGGCACAGGGATATATCTACTTCAGAGATGCACCATCTGAGACTGCAGCTCACAAGGAGAGTATACGGTTGCTCTCAGACATATACATGTATGATGGGTTACGAGCAGACCGAACCACAAGTGCCTTCAGCTTGGAGCTTCGAGTGCCATTCCTAGACATTCAGTTCACTCATCATTATCTCTCCATAGACCCGAAATTACGCCAACCTCAAAATGGTGTAGAAAAGCATTTGCTACGTAACAGCTTTGCCAAAAGTGGGCTGTTGCCAGACTCAATTTTGTGGAGACATAAGGAGGCATTTAGTGATGGTGTTGCATCACTAAAGAAATCGTTGTTTACAACTATTGGAGAAGTTATAGCAGAGAGGTCGATTGATGAGGATGCACAGTACCCAGGAGTCCAACCCAAAACCACCGAGGCCAAATATTACCGCTCCATATTTGAAAAGTCTTTTCCACGCCAACATAACTTCATACCATATTACTGGATGCCAAAGTGGGTACAAGTTTCAGATCCATCAGCCAGGTTTATAACACATTATGcagcaaaataa
- the LOC115452195 gene encoding intraflagellar transport protein 140 homolog: MTLYIDTKLTFTDGNVVSTVGSWHPSLPLLAIGSYNQEKGGFVTIFQENGFPLEGCEWPILLSNQVTALAWHPTRRLLVVGWDGGELYIWLEYSWARLEAPHNAALTTVAFSHGGGRLLATDAAGSLSGWQSSSGAPLTSFHHQLGDVITHITFCTPRPNTESSIRGLARAAVAGDENALDALAAWRPRTTARVRESSQPDNHCCYASQDNGIILYIDHSGACSEVLNAPGNIVFMGIISNIYLLVAWESGGALSLTRFMTSDDGSLTTDTHVRMAARNGQCLVLAGNFYVAIITGDNVIRVWDSDTGDNDVLPNEQEVIAPEDIFTSISYCNLSDTLCCGTAQGNLYLWRRDHRNNWKLISSTSVKGTVKEVSWGSEGLMNPLLHVNCITSVYVLREQPVCWGYSPKVSMVQKSANEIVITQKTDVTSSINSTITIRAFAFKDQYVAIGDGKDVQIWMCSKDNEVKFTFLRTFSWKTDVLIIHNDLLVGVTHPHIECYSITGTSLGILPSIEGEGEPIGVTNTHKFVVITTMDGTLKLAEITKKGLRMPYPPKNCYQLIEDFGEVMRASVNCAGRYICLSIANAGLAPDPRLYLWDVANDVITTKLLAENSTPPYQSVPIAILWDCNDPRIVAVHMRSADFDQIHLFFCHEGKLFEYKNWCQSEEYFSMDFMLCTLYAPYVVTMAQQSIKKILMREFEDITDYDTGSVRQVLDFLYYMTTENLEKAVVVGSNISGGNSTIIWNSLAKMCVSLRRPDVGAICLSKMGDLKGALMLRKIMSNDEMNDTCKVGVLAINLGMTDEAEKLFNEAQRPDLVLRLISAKEGGLKKITEGSKEGENILLIKSAQHKLAKMTWANGDTAASLKLFESAGTLVPHVPRMLIAQGQAQALAQYVANSNDPNLITWWGHYLESIGDLDGALEAYARATDYGEQTRLLCHMERIEETEKVCQKNRSSMYQMARYLEMQPDKTEAAVKMYMRCGAVSSAIRVCSEASAWSLLRRVALAAPHSHHALHAANVLEHAGQIQDAITLYQKAGKVHMALKLALESGDTNAIITAVETLGDKVDPEMAHALAVHLRNANHHSHAAALLATAGKYEEALDIVEQSSAPLSEALGERLAAPAGARGRDALLRRLADVLGARGLYHQAAKRLAQAGDKAGAMRWLMRSGDADRIAVFAAATRDRGAQLLAAEYLRRRGPWRTRPDLARHVRAFYTRAGAYDKLAAFHADCANHEIEEYENYEKALESLKEALKCLAKVSDTDTSIQMRALQEQSTLVKRFLDMKKTLESGEINTGVIGGNQLLKAINASGRVGLISEEKVLKTLLHHAHSHVEAPRFEQQLKELHQQVSDEVGSTESPDQSIEEEM; the protein is encoded by the exons ATGACATTGTATATTGACACTAAACTTACTTTTACTGATGGAAATGTAGTTTCAACTGTTGGTTCATGGCACCCATCACTACCACTACTTGCTATTGGGTCATACAATCAAGAGAAAGGGGgatttgtaacaatatttcaagAGAAT GGTTTTCCTTTGGAAGGCTGCGAATGGCCTATACTTTTATCAAATCAAGTGACAGCTCTAGCCTGGCACCCCACCAGACGATTACTGGTGGTGGGATGGGACGGTGGCGAGCTTTACATCTGGCTGGAATACTCCTGGGCCCGTTTAGAAGCACCTCATAATGCAGCATTGACCACAGTTGCTTTCAGTCACGGAGGAGGAAGATTGCTGGCCACTGACGCTGCTGGCTCTCTCTCAGGCTGGCAGTCGAGCTCAGGAGCACCATTAACATCTTTCCATCATCAACTGGGTGATGTTATCACTCACATAACATTTTGCACCCCTAGGCCTAATACAGAATCTTCAATCAGAGGTCTGGCACGTGCAGCAGTTGCAGGTGATGAAAATGCACTTGATGCTCTTGCTGCTTGGAGACCTCGGACCACAGCCCGGGTTAGAGAGAGCTCTCAGCCTGACAACCATTGCTGCTATGCGTCACAAGACAATGGAATTATCCTCTACATTGACCACTCTGGTGCTTGCTCAGAGGTCCTCAATGCACCAGGGAATATTGTGTTTATGGGGATAATTAGCAATATTTACCTTCTTGTGGCTTGGGAGTCCGGAGGTGCCTTAAGTCTGACTAGGTTTATGACTTCTGATGATGGATCCTTAACTACAGACACTCATGTACGAATGGCTGCAAGGAACGGTCAATGTTTAGTACTGGCAGGAAACTTTTATGTTGCTATAATAACTGGGGATAATGTTATCAGAGTGTGGGATAGTGATACAGGTGACAATGATGTACTGCCTAATGAACAAGAAGTGATAGCTCCTGAAGATATATTTACAAGTATCAGTTACTGCAATTTAAGTGATACATTATGCTGTGGAACTGCCCAGGGTAATTTATATCTTTGGAGAAGAGACCATAGAAATAATTGGAAGTTGATAAGCAGTACTTCAGTCAAGGGCACTGTTAAGGAAGTCAGTTGGGGCTCTGAAGGTCTCATGAATCCGTTACTCCATGTTAATTGCATAACAAGTGTGTATGTGCTCAGGGAGCAACCTGTGTGCTGGGGATACTCACCAAAAGTATCCATGGTGCAAAAATCTGCCAATGAAATAGTGATAACCCAAAAAACTGATGTCACATCTAGTATTAACTCTACAATCACAATTCGAGCTTTTGCTTTTAAAGACCAGTATGTAGCCATTGGAGATGGTAAGGATGTGCAG ATTTGGATGTGCAGCAAAGATAATGAAGTTAAATTCACGTTTCTTCGTACTTTTTCGTGGAAAACGGATGTGTTAATCATACACAATGATCTCCTTGTAGGAGTCACCCACCCTCACATTGAGTGCTATTCCATTACTGGGACCAGTTTAGGAATCTTGCCAAGCATCGAAGGCGAGGGAGAGCCCATTGGCGTGACGAATACCCATAAATTCGTTGTCATCACAACTATGGATGGTACCCTCAAATTAGCCGAAATCACAAAGAAAGGTCTGAGGATGCCATATCCCCCAAAAAATTGCTATCAGTTGATAGAGGACTTTGGTGAGGTAATGAGAGCTTCAGTTAATTGTGCTGGTCGTTACATTTGCTTGAGTATCGCAAACGCTGGCCTCGCTCCCGACCCCAGGCTTTACCTGTGGGATGTAGCTAATGACGTCATCACGACTAAACTGCTCGCCGAAAATTCTACTCCCCCATACCAAAGCGTTCCCATTGCAATCCTGTGGGATTGCAACGATCCCAGAATAGTTGCTGTGCACATGAGATCTGCGGATTTTGatcaaattcatttatttttctgtcacGAAGGCAAACTATTCGAATACAAAAATTGGTGTCAATCGGAAGAATATTTTTCAATGGATTTTATGCTGTGCACGTTGTACGCTCCGTACGTAGTTACAATGGCGCAACAATccattaaaaagattttaatgcGTGAATTTGAAGACATTACTGACTATGACACAGGTAGCGTGCGACAAGTATTGGATTTCCTCTATTACATGACAACTGAGAATTTAGAAAAAGCAGTTGTAGTAGGCTCTAACATATCGGGTGGCAATAGCACCATAATATGGAACAGCTTGGCGAAAATGTGCGTGTCGCTACGACGCCCTGACGTTGGGGCTATCTGCTTGAGTAAGATGGGAGATTTGAAAGGGGCTCTTATGCTGCGGAAAATAATGAGCAACGATGAAATGAACGACACCTGCAAAGTCGGTGTGCTCGCGATCAACCTGGGCATGACGGACGAAGCAGAAAAATTGTTCAACGAGGCTCAAAGGCCAGATTTAGTACTGCGTCTTATATCAGCAAAGGAAGGCGGGTTGAAGAAAATAACTGAAGGCAGTAAGGAGGGCGAAAACATCTTGTTAATTAAAAGCGCACAGCACAAACTGGCTAAAATGACTTGGGCGAACGGAGACACAGCGGCTTCATTGAAACTTTTCGAAAGCGCTGGCACCCTGGTACCTCATGTGCCGCGAATGTTGATAGCACAGGGCCAAGCCCAAGCCCTGGCCCAATATGTGGCTAACTCCAACGATCCGAACCTCATAACTTGGTGGGGACACTATCTGGAGAGTATAGGGGACCTAGACGGCGCGCTGGAAGCGTACGCCCGAGCGACTGATTATGGTGAGCAGACGCGACTCCTCTGCCATATGGAGAGGATCGAAGAGACGGAGAAGGTGTGCCAGAAGAATCGATCCTCCATGTATCAAATGGCGAGATACTTGGAGATGCAACCAGACAAAACGGAGGCGGCTGTCAAG ATGTACATGCGTTGCGGCGCGGTGTCGTCTGCGATTCGCGTGTGCTCGGAGGCGAGCGCTTGGAGTCTGCTGCGACGCGTGGCCCTCGCCGCGCCACACTCGCACCACGCGCTGCACGCCGCCAACGTGCTAGAACACGCTGGACAGATACAAGACGCCATCACACTGTACCAGAAAGCTG GAAAGGTCCACATGGCACTCAAACTAGCGCTTGAATCTGGAGACACAAACGCAATAATAACAGCCGTGGAGACGCTGGGCGACAAGGTGGACCCAGAAATGGCGCATGCCCTCGCCGTCCATCTGAGGAACGCCAACCATCATTCACATGCGGCGGCGCTGTTAGCTACTGCTGGAAAA TACGAAGAAGCACTAGACATAGTGGAGCAGAGTTCGGCGCCGCTATCAGAGGCGTTGGGCGAGCGTCTGGCGGCGCCGGCCGGGGCGCGCGGACGAGACGCGCTGCTGCGGCGCCTCGCCGACGTGCTCGGCGCCAGGGGACTCTACCACCAGGCCGCCAAGAGACTCGCGCAGGCCGGAGACAAG GCGGGCGCGATGCGTTGGCTGATGCGGTCGGGCGACGCGGACCGCATAGCGGTGTTTGCGGCGGCTACGCGCGACCGCGGCGCGCAGCTGCTGGCGGCGGAGTACCTGCGCCGGCGCGGCCCGTGGCGCACGCGCCCTGACCTGGCGCGGCACGTGCGCGCCTTCTACACGCGCGCCGGCGCATACGACAAGCTCGCCGCCTTCCACGCCGACTGCGCCAACCACGAGATCGAAGAGTACGAG AATTACGAAAAGGCCCTGGAATCACTGAAAGAAGCTCTTAAGTGTTTGGCGAAAGTGTCAGATACGGATACAA GTATCCAAATGAGAGCGTTACAAGAACAAAGCACTCTGGTGAAACGGTTTTTGGATATGAAGAAAACTCTAGAGTCTGGCGAAATAAACACCG GTGTAATTGGCGGCAACCAATTGCTGAAGGCTATAAACGCGTCCGGTCGTGTCGGCCTCATTTCGGAGGAGAAGGTGCTAAAGACGTTGCTGCACCACGCACACAGCCACGTCGAGGCTCCGC GTTTCGAACAGCAATTGAAAGAATTGCATCAACAAGTCAGCGATGAGGTGGGAAGTACGGAATCTCCAGATCAaagtatagaagaagaaatgtga